The following DNA comes from Curtobacterium sp. 9128.
GGTGCGGCGGCGGTCGGCGTCGCGGCGGTGGCAGTCGGCGTCGCGGCGACCGCCGGTGCGCTGGCGAGGACGCCGGCGACGAGCACGGCACAGGTCGCGGCTGCTGCGCCGAGGCGGAGGACAGGGGTGGGCATGCAGGATCCTTCGAGCGGGACGGCGGGGACCTGCACGACTGTTCAGCACCCGGGCGTCCGGCCGGTGTCGCGGCGGTGAACGACAGGTGTCGCCACGAACGCCTCGGCAACAGACGTACCGGGCGCCCGCCCGACAGCGCCGGAAGGACCAGGCCCCCGTCAGCGCCGGATGAGCAACGCGCTCGCCCGCGGCGACAACGCGGCGTCGAGTACCAGGCAAGCGGCACCCACCGCGGCGACGTCCGCCCCACGGTCGCTCTCCACGACGGTGACCGGGTGCTTCGGGACGAGGAGCGGCGACCCCGTGATCGCCGCACGGGCAGCGGGCAGCGCAGCAGCCGAGATGCGGGACCAGAACGGGCCGCCGAACACGACGCGGTCGATGTCGAGCAGGTTCACGATGAGCACGGCAGCGCGCCCCATGACGGTGCCGGCGTCGGCAGCGAGCTCGAGCGCCGTCTCGTCCCCGTCGTCGATGGCCGCCGCCAGCGCGTCCCACGCTCGGTCGACCGCCTCGACGTCCGACGGTGCGACGACCCCGAGGTCGAGCCCCCGCGATGCGGCGATGCCGACGAGACGCTCTGGCGCGACGGCGGATCCCACCTCACCCCGGTCGGCAGCGCTGTCCGGCGTCCCGCTGAGGACACCGAGCTCGACCATCAGGTGTCCGGCGTCTCCCGCGTTCGCGCCGGTCCCGCGCACGGGTTCGTGGTCGATGACGAGCCCGACGCCGAACCCGGTCCCGAAGTACACGAACGCGAAGTTCCTGGCCGACGACTCCCCTGCCAGGAACATCTCGCCGACCGCGGCCGCGGTGACGTCCTTCTCGAGGAGCACGGGGTGTCCGGTGGCCTCGGCGAGGGCGTCCCGCAGGGGCACGTCCCGCCACCGGGGCAGGAACGGCGGGTCGACGACGATGCCGGCGTCGATGTCGATCGGACCAGGACTGGCGATGCCGACACCGAGCACGGAGTCGCGATCCACCTCGGCGTCCGCGATGAGGCGGTCGACCGCCGAGGCCATCGTCCGCACCACCTGCTCGGGGTCGTCGGCGGTCGGGGTGGAGGTGGTGGTCGACCCGACGACGGTGCCGGCGAGGTCGAGCAGCACGTAGGTGACGACGGCCGGGTCGACGTGCACACCGACCGCGAACCGGCTGCCCGCTTCGAGCCGGAGGATGGTCCGGGGCTTGCCGCGCCCGGACACGATCGTGCCCGACTCGACGATCATCCCCGCGTCGATGAGGAACCGGGTGACGTTCGACACCGTCTGCGCGCTGAGCCCGGTGCGACCGGCGAGCTCCACGCGGCTCAGCCCGTCGGGCGACCGTCGGACCGCGTCGAGCACGACGGTGCGGTTGAACCCGCCGATCGACGGCAGGTTCGCGCCGCGCCGGTGTTCCGCCATGTCTGGACCATATCGTGCCGACTCCGCCGTGCGACCCACCGTGTCGCCGACCCTCTCCGCCTCACCCGGGACGGGCGACCCACTGGCCCCCGCACGGGTACCACCGTTAGCCTGACCGCATGACGGACCTCCGCCTCGAAGAACTCTCCGCAGCGACCGCCGCCGCGGCCAACTCCCTGACGCTCAAGCCGGGGCAGGAGCAGTTCGTGCAGCCCACGACCTACGGCGTCGCCGAGTCCGACGTCAAGCCGAGCGCGTCGTGGCCCCGTGTCGTGCTCGACGGCGACGAGGTCGTCGGACTGATCATCGGCAGCTTCGACGCCGAGAACCCGCAGGAGGAACTGCAGGCGTGCATCTGGCGTGTCAACGTGTCCGCCACCGCACAGGGCAGGGGCATCGGGCGTTTCGCGGTGCACGGTCTCGCGGACGAGGCCCGCAGCCGCGGCTTCGAACGCCTCACCGTCGTGTACGAGCCCGGCGAGGGCAGCCCCGAGGACTTCTTCCGCGCGGTCGGCTTCGACGTCGTCCGCGAGACCCAGTACGGCGACCACTTCGCGGTGCTCTCGCTGTAGTGGAACCGGCAGCACCGCTGGAACCGGCAGCACCGATCGACGACTTCGGCATCGCCGTGGCCGAGGTGGTGCGCACGATCCCACCGGGTCGCGTGATGACCTACGGCGACGTCGCCGCAGCCCTCGGTTCGAAGGCGTCCCGCGCCGTCGGCAAGGTGATGGCGCACGAGGGCGCAGACCTGCCGTGGTGGCGCGTGGTGCGGTCCGGCGGGCTCCCGCCCGTCCACCACGAGGCGCGCGCGCTCGAGCAGTACCGGGTCGAGGGCACGCCGCTCACGTGGCGCGACACGACCTGGAGGCTCGACATGCGTCGGGCGCGCTGGTCACCCGACGCGGGTGGTCCGGACCACACCGGTCACGACGAGCGCGACCCGAACTTCCCCCGCGACCCGTTCTAGAGGTCGAAGCGGGTGCCCTTCGGGTTCGACGGCAGCAGGAACATCACGAAGAGGACGAGCGACCCGATGCCGGGGAGCACGTGCAGGAACTGCCAGAAGCCGGAACGGTTCGCGTCGTGGAGCCGGCGGGCGCCCAGCGCGAGCGAACCGACGAGCGTCGCGAGCGCCCAGAGCACGAACAGGTACGAACCGACCGGGTTCTCGAGCATCGCGGTGTCCGGCGTGAAGATCTGCGGCACGAGCTGCAGCACGAGGCCGATGGCCAACGAGGTGATCCACCACCACCAGAACTCCGCGCGTGACGCCCGCCCGGTGAACACGGTGTACTTCCGCCAGAAGCGCCGGACGGCCTCGGCGAAGGGCGCTCCGTAGAAGGGGTCGCGCAGGGCCACGCCGCCGGGCTGCGGACTGTCGTTGGTCATCCCCCAAGCCAACCACGTCCTCCAGCCCGGCAGCGCGCTACACCAGCGAGTCGCGCCAGGCCGCGTGCAGCTGGGCGAAGCGCCCGGTGCCCGCGATCAGGTCGTCCGGCGTGCCGTCCTCGACGATCTTGCCGTACTCCATCACGAGCACCCGGTGGGCGATCGCCACGGTCGACAACCGGTGCGCGATGATCACCGCGGTCCGGTCGGCGAGCAGCGTCTCGAGGCCCTCCTGCACGAGTCGCTCGGACGGGATGTCGAGCGACGCCGTGGCCTCGTCGAGGATGAGCACCTTCGGGTCCGCGATGAACGCCCGGGCGAACGAGAGCAGCTGCCGCTGGCCCGCCGAGACACGACCGCCGCGCTTGTTCACGTCGGTGTCGTACCCGTCTGGGAGCGCCATGATGAACTCGTGCGCGCCGACGGCCTTCGCCGCGGCCTCGATCTCGTGGCGCTCCGCCCCCGGCTTGCCGAGCGCGATGTTGTCCGCCACGGTCCCGGAGAACAGGTACGCCTCTTGCGTCACCATGACGATCGCACGGCGCATGTCCCGCGAGTCGAGGTCGCGGAGGTCGACGCCGTCGAGCTTCACGGACCCCTGCGACGGGTCGTAGAAGCGCGCCATCAGCTTCGCGAGCGTCGACTTCCCCGCACCGGTGGACCCGACGAGCGCGATGGTCTGCCCTGCCGGGATGTGCAGGTCGAACTCCGGGAGCACGACCTTGCCCTTGTTGTAGGCGAACACGACGTCGTCGAAGTCCATCTTGCCGTGGGCGTCGGCGAGCTTCGTCGGCTTCACGGGCTCCGGCACGCTCGGCCGTTCCTCGAGGACGCCGGAGATCTTCTCCATCGCCGCCGATGCCGACTGGTACCCGTTGTAGAACATCGCGAGTTCCTGCGCCGGGTCGAAGAAGCGCTTGGCGTACAGCGCCACCGCGAGCAGCGCACCGACCTCGAGCGTCCCGCCGACGACCCGGAAGCCACCGACGATGACCACGGCGGCGAGCGTCGCGTTGCCGATGAGCACGAGCACCGGGTCGAACGTCCCGAACAGGTTGAACACCTTCGTGTTCGCCACCCGGTAGTCCTCGACGTAGCCGCCGTACTCGTCCCGGTTGCGCGACTCCTTGCGGAACGCCTGCACCGCCCTGATGCCGGTCATCGTCTCGACGAAGTGCACGATCACCCGTGCCGACGTGACACGGGTCGCCCGGAACAGCGTCTGCGAGTTCGTCTGGAACCAGCGGATCAGGAACCAGAGCGGGACGAGCGACACCGCGAGCACCAGCCCGGACGTCGGGTCGAGCGAGACGAGGGCCACCGCGGTGAACCCCATGTACAGCACGCCCTGGATGAGCTGGTTCAGCCCGGAGTCGAGCAGCTCGCGGATGGAGTCCAGGTCGCTCGTCTGGCGGGAGATGATCCGGCCGGACGTGTACGTCTCGTGGAACTCGAGCGACAGCCGCTGCGTGTGCAGGAACACCCGCTTGCGGAGGTCGAACAGGATCGCCTGGCTGATGCGCGCCGCGAGCACGGTGTACCACGCGGTGAGCACCGCACCGGCGACCGCCACAACGATGTAGGTCGCGACGACGCCGAACGCCGGCACCCAGTCGTTCTGGTCGAGCACCGCCGGCAGAGCGTTGTCGATGCCCCACGCGATGAGTGCCGGGCCGGCGACCTGCCCGCCCGTCGACACCACCACGACGATGCCGAGCAGGACGAGCCGGAGCTTCAGCGGAGCCGCGAGCGACCCGAGCAGGGCGAGGGAGCGGCGCCGCAGGCGCTTGCTCTCCGCCTTGGTGAAGTCCTCGCGCTCCTCGCCGCGCACGCCCAGGGTGGTGATGGATGCGGTGATCGGCGCGGCAGTCTGCGTGTCCGCAGCGTCGTCGGTGACCGGTGCCGAGCCTCCAAGCCGGTCGGTCGTGCCGACGGGACGGTTGTCGTGCTGGCTCATGCCATCGCCTCCTCTCGGGTGTTCGCGTCGTCGTCGTCGAGCGACGAGATGACGTAGCGGTAGTGCTCGTTGGTGGCCATCAGCTCCGAGTGGGTGCCGACGGCGGTGATGACGCCGTTCTCCATGAGCGCCACGCGGTCGGCGAGCGTCACGGTGGACGGACGGTGCGCGACGATGAGCGACGTGGTCTCGGCGAGGACCCGGCGGAGTCCTGCCTCGACCCTGGCCTCGGTGTCGACGTCGAGCGCCGACAAAGGGTCGTCGAGGACCAGCACCGACGGTCGCGCGGCGATCGCGCGGGCCAGTGCCAGACGCTGCCGCTGCCCTCCGGACAGCGAGAGCCCCTCTTCCCCGACGCGGGTGTCGACGCCGTCGGGCAGGTCGTCCACGAAGGACGCCTGCGCGATGTCGAGCGCCTCGCGCATCAGGGCCTCTGCTTCCTCACCCTCGACGTCGGGGCGACCGAGCAGCACGTTCTGCCGCACCGTCGTCGAGAACAGGGTGGCGTCCTCGAACGCGACACCGACGTGGCGACGGAGTTCCTCGCGGGTCAGGTCGCGGATGTCGACGCCGTCGATCGTCACCGACCCACCCGTCACGTCGTA
Coding sequences within:
- a CDS encoding ROK family transcriptional regulator translates to MAEHRRGANLPSIGGFNRTVVLDAVRRSPDGLSRVELAGRTGLSAQTVSNVTRFLIDAGMIVESGTIVSGRGKPRTILRLEAGSRFAVGVHVDPAVVTYVLLDLAGTVVGSTTTSTPTADDPEQVVRTMASAVDRLIADAEVDRDSVLGVGIASPGPIDIDAGIVVDPPFLPRWRDVPLRDALAEATGHPVLLEKDVTAAAVGEMFLAGESSARNFAFVYFGTGFGVGLVIDHEPVRGTGANAGDAGHLMVELGVLSGTPDSAADRGEVGSAVAPERLVGIAASRGLDLGVVAPSDVEAVDRAWDALAAAIDDGDETALELAADAGTVMGRAAVLIVNLLDIDRVVFGGPFWSRISAAALPAARAAITGSPLLVPKHPVTVVESDRGADVAAVGAACLVLDAALSPRASALLIRR
- a CDS encoding GNAT family N-acetyltransferase, with product MTDLRLEELSAATAAAANSLTLKPGQEQFVQPTTYGVAESDVKPSASWPRVVLDGDEVVGLIIGSFDAENPQEELQACIWRVNVSATAQGRGIGRFAVHGLADEARSRGFERLTVVYEPGEGSPEDFFRAVGFDVVRETQYGDHFAVLSL
- a CDS encoding MGMT family protein, encoding MEPAAPLEPAAPIDDFGIAVAEVVRTIPPGRVMTYGDVAAALGSKASRAVGKVMAHEGADLPWWRVVRSGGLPPVHHEARALEQYRVEGTPLTWRDTTWRLDMRRARWSPDAGGPDHTGHDERDPNFPRDPF
- a CDS encoding DUF805 domain-containing protein, which gives rise to MTNDSPQPGGVALRDPFYGAPFAEAVRRFWRKYTVFTGRASRAEFWWWWITSLAIGLVLQLVPQIFTPDTAMLENPVGSYLFVLWALATLVGSLALGARRLHDANRSGFWQFLHVLPGIGSLVLFVMFLLPSNPKGTRFDL
- a CDS encoding ABC transporter ATP-binding protein, with product MSQHDNRPVGTTDRLGGSAPVTDDAADTQTAAPITASITTLGVRGEEREDFTKAESKRLRRRSLALLGSLAAPLKLRLVLLGIVVVVSTGGQVAGPALIAWGIDNALPAVLDQNDWVPAFGVVATYIVVAVAGAVLTAWYTVLAARISQAILFDLRKRVFLHTQRLSLEFHETYTSGRIISRQTSDLDSIRELLDSGLNQLIQGVLYMGFTAVALVSLDPTSGLVLAVSLVPLWFLIRWFQTNSQTLFRATRVTSARVIVHFVETMTGIRAVQAFRKESRNRDEYGGYVEDYRVANTKVFNLFGTFDPVLVLIGNATLAAVVIVGGFRVVGGTLEVGALLAVALYAKRFFDPAQELAMFYNGYQSASAAMEKISGVLEERPSVPEPVKPTKLADAHGKMDFDDVVFAYNKGKVVLPEFDLHIPAGQTIALVGSTGAGKSTLAKLMARFYDPSQGSVKLDGVDLRDLDSRDMRRAIVMVTQEAYLFSGTVADNIALGKPGAERHEIEAAAKAVGAHEFIMALPDGYDTDVNKRGGRVSAGQRQLLSFARAFIADPKVLILDEATASLDIPSERLVQEGLETLLADRTAVIIAHRLSTVAIAHRVLVMEYGKIVEDGTPDDLIAGTGRFAQLHAAWRDSLV